A window of Tursiops truncatus isolate mTurTru1 chromosome 8, mTurTru1.mat.Y, whole genome shotgun sequence contains these coding sequences:
- the MAP4K2 gene encoding mitogen-activated protein kinase kinase kinase kinase 2 isoform X2 produces the protein MALLQDVSLQDPRDRFELLQRVGAGTYGDVYKARDTVTSELAAVKIVKLDPGDDISSLQQEITILRECRHPNVVAYIGSYLRNDRLWICMEFCGGGSLQEIYHATGPLEERQIAYVCREALKGLHHLHSQGKIHRDIKGANLLLTLQGDVKLADFGVSGELTASVAKRRSFIGTPYWMAPEVAAVERKGGYNELCDIWALGITAIELGELQPPLFHLHPMRALMLMSKSSFQPPKLRDKTRWTQYFHHFLKLALTKNPKKRPTAEKLLQHPFTTQQLPRALLTQLLDKANDPHLGTPSPEDCDLETYDMFPDTIHSRGQHGPAERTPSEIQFHQVKFGAPRRKETDPLNEPWEEEWTLLGKEELSSSLLQSVQEALEERSLTIRPALELKELDSPDDTIGTIKRAPFLEPSPTEPPAEDLQSSLPGTAPAPLPCPDSPPLLSTAWATVKHREDHERSSCRGLPPTPKMGACFSKVFNGCPLRIHTAVTWIHPVTRDQFLVVGAEEGIYTLNLHELHEDTLEKLISHRCAWLYCVNNVLLSLSGKSTHIWAHDLPGLFEQRRLQQQVPLSIPTNRLTQRIIPRRFALSTKIPDTKGCLQCRVVRNPHTGSTFLLAALPTSLLLLQWYEPLQKFLLLKNFSSPLPSPARMLEPLVLDGKELPQVCVGAEGPEGPGCRVLFHVLPLEAGLTPDILLPPEGLPGSAQQVIQVDRDTVLVCFDRCVRIVNLLGEPTVTLAPVLTFDFPIETVVCLQDSVLAFWSHGMQGRSLDTNEVTQEITDETRIFRVLGAHRDIILESIPTDKPGAHSNLYILTGHQSSY, from the exons ATGGCGCTGCTGCAGGATGTGTCGCTGCAGGATCCGCGGGACCGCTTCGAGCTGCTGCAGCGCGTGGGGGCCGGGACCTATGGCGACGTCTACAAG GCCCGCGACACGGTCACGTCCGAACTGGCTGCGGTCAAGATAGTCAAGCTAGACCCAG GAGACGACATCAGCTCCCTTCAGCAGGAAATCACCATCCTGCGTGAGTGCCGCCACCCCAATGTGGTGGCCTATATTGGCAGCTACCTCAG GAATGACCGCTTGTGGATCTGCATGGAGTTCTGCGGAGGGGGGTCCCTGCAGGAGATTTACCACG CCACCGGGCCCCTGGAGGAACGGCAGATTGCCTATGTCTGCCGAGAGGCACTGAAG GGGCTGCACCACTTGCATTCTCAGGGGAAGATCCACAGAGACATCAAG GGAGCCAACCTTCTCCTCACCCTCCAGGGAGATGTCAAGCTGG CTGACTTTGGGGTGTCAGGCGAGCTGACGGCGTCTGTGGCGAAGAGGAGGTCTTTCATTGGGACTCCATACTG GATGGCCCCGGAGGTGGCCGCCGTGGAGCGCAAAGGTGGCTACAATGAGCTGTGTGACATCTGGGCCCTGGGCATCACCGCCATTGAGCTGGGCGAGCTGCAGCCCCCTCTCTTCCACCTGCACCCCATGAG GGCCTTGATGCTGATGTCAAAGAGCAGCTTCCAGCCGCCAAAGCTGAGAGACAAGACTCGCTG GACCCAGTATTTCCATCACTTCCTCAAGCTTGCCTTGACCAAGAACCCCAAGAAGAGGCCAACAGCAGAGAAGCTCCTGCAG CACCCCTTCACGACCCAGCAGTTGCCTCGGGCTCTCCTCACACAGCTGTTGGACAAGGCCAATGACCCCCACCTGGGAACCCCCTCCCCAGAAGACTGTGACCTGGAG ACTTACGACATGTTTCCCGACACCATTCACTCCCGGGGGCAGCATGGCCCAGCCGAGAGGACCCCCTCGGAGATCCAGT TTCACCAGGTGAAGTTTGGTGCCCCACgaaggaaggaaacagacccACTGAATGAGCCG TGGGAAGAGGAGTGGACGCTGCTGGGAAAGGAGGAGCTGAGCTC GAGCCTGCTGCAGTCAGTCCAGGAGGCCCTGGAGGAAAG GAGCCTGACCATCCGGCCAGCCTTGGAACTCAAG GAGCTGGACTCCCCAGATGATACCATAGGAACCATCAAGAGGGCCCCGTTCTTGGAGCCATCCCCCACTGAGCCTCCGGCTGAGGACCTTCAATCCAGCCTCCCAG GAACCGCACCTGCACCTCTCCCATGCCCTGACAGCCCCCCGCTGCTCTCCACTGCCTGGGCCACCGTGAAGCACCGGGAAGATCATGAG aGGTCATCCTGCCGTGGGCTCCCCCCGACCCCCAAG ATGGGTGCCTGCTTCTCCAAGGTCTTCAATGGCTGCCCCCTGCGGATCCACACTGCTGTCACCTGGATTCACCCTGTCACCCGGG ACCAGTTCCTGGTGGTGGGGGCCGAGGAAGGCATCTACACCCTCAACCTGCATGAACTGCATGAGGATACACTGGAGAAG CTGATTTCACACCGCTGTGCCTGGCTTTACTGCGTGAACAACGTGCTGCTGTCACTCTCAG GGAAATCCACGCACATCTGGGCCCACGACCTCCCAGGCTTGTTTGAGCAGCGGCGGCTACAGCAACAGGTccccctctccatccccaccaaTCGCCTCACTCAGCGCATCATCCCCAG GCGCTTTGCCCTGTCCACCAAGATTCCTGACACCAAAGGCTGCCTGCAGTGTCGCGTGG TGCGGAATCCGCACACAGGCAGCACCTTCCTGCTGGCCGCGCTGCCCACCAGTCTGCTTCTGCTGCAGTGGTATGAGCCGCTGCAGAAATTCCTGCTGCTAAAG AACTTCTCCAGCCCCTTGCCCAGCCCAGCAAGGATGCTGGAGCCGCTGGTGCTGGATGGGAAGGAGCTACCGCAGGTGTGCGTGGGGGCTGAGGGCCCCGAGGGGCCTGGCTGCCGCGTCCTGTTCCATGTCCTGCCGCTGGAGGCTGGCCTGACGCCGGACATCCTCCTCCCACCCG AGGGGCTTCCGGGCTCAGCCCAGCAGGTGATCCAGGTGGACAGGGACACAGTCCTAGTCTGCTTTGACC GCTGCGTGAGGATCGTCAACCTGCTGGGCGAGCCCACGGTGACACTGGCGCCTGTGCTGACCTTTGACTTCCCCATTGAGACTGTGG TGTGTCTGCAGGACAGTGTGCTGGCCTTCTGGAGCCATGGGATGCAAGGCCGCAGCCTGGACACTAATGAG GTGACCCAGGAGATCACAGACGAGACAAGGATCTTCCGAGTGCTTGGGGCCCACAG AGACATCATCCTTGAGAGCATTCCTACCGACAAGCCGGGGGCTCACAGCAACCTCTACATTCTCACAGGCCATCAGAGCAGTTACTGA
- the MAP4K2 gene encoding mitogen-activated protein kinase kinase kinase kinase 2 isoform X5, giving the protein MALLQDVSLQDPRDRFELLQRVGAGTYGDVYKARDTVTSELAAVKIVKLDPGDDISSLQQEITILRECRHPNVVAYIGSYLRNDRLWICMEFCGGGSLQEIYHADFGVSGELTASVAKRRSFIGTPYWMAPEVAAVERKGGYNELCDIWALGITAIELGELQPPLFHLHPMRALMLMSKSSFQPPKLRDKTRWTQYFHHFLKLALTKNPKKRPTAEKLLQHPFTTQQLPRALLTQLLDKANDPHLGTPSPEDCDLETYDMFPDTIHSRGQHGPAERTPSEIQFHQVKFGAPRRKETDPLNEPWEEEWTLLGKEELSSSLLQSVQEALEERSLTIRPALELKELDSPDDTIGTIKRAPFLEPSPTEPPAEDLQSSLPGTAPAPLPCPDSPPLLSTAWATVKHREDHERSSCRGLPPTPKVHMGACFSKVFNGCPLRIHTAVTWIHPVTRDQFLVVGAEEGIYTLNLHELHEDTLEKLISHRCAWLYCVNNVLLSLSGKSTHIWAHDLPGLFEQRRLQQQVPLSIPTNRLTQRIIPRRFALSTKIPDTKGCLQCRVVRNPHTGSTFLLAALPTSLLLLQWYEPLQKFLLLKNFSSPLPSPARMLEPLVLDGKELPQVCVGAEGPEGPGCRVLFHVLPLEAGLTPDILLPPEGLPGSAQQVIQVDRDTVLVCFDRCVRIVNLLGEPTVTLAPVLTFDFPIETVVCLQDSVLAFWSHGMQGRSLDTNEVTQEITDETRIFRVLGAHRDIILESIPTDKPGAHSNLYILTGHQSSY; this is encoded by the exons ATGGCGCTGCTGCAGGATGTGTCGCTGCAGGATCCGCGGGACCGCTTCGAGCTGCTGCAGCGCGTGGGGGCCGGGACCTATGGCGACGTCTACAAG GCCCGCGACACGGTCACGTCCGAACTGGCTGCGGTCAAGATAGTCAAGCTAGACCCAG GAGACGACATCAGCTCCCTTCAGCAGGAAATCACCATCCTGCGTGAGTGCCGCCACCCCAATGTGGTGGCCTATATTGGCAGCTACCTCAG GAATGACCGCTTGTGGATCTGCATGGAGTTCTGCGGAGGGGGGTCCCTGCAGGAGATTTACCACG CTGACTTTGGGGTGTCAGGCGAGCTGACGGCGTCTGTGGCGAAGAGGAGGTCTTTCATTGGGACTCCATACTG GATGGCCCCGGAGGTGGCCGCCGTGGAGCGCAAAGGTGGCTACAATGAGCTGTGTGACATCTGGGCCCTGGGCATCACCGCCATTGAGCTGGGCGAGCTGCAGCCCCCTCTCTTCCACCTGCACCCCATGAG GGCCTTGATGCTGATGTCAAAGAGCAGCTTCCAGCCGCCAAAGCTGAGAGACAAGACTCGCTG GACCCAGTATTTCCATCACTTCCTCAAGCTTGCCTTGACCAAGAACCCCAAGAAGAGGCCAACAGCAGAGAAGCTCCTGCAG CACCCCTTCACGACCCAGCAGTTGCCTCGGGCTCTCCTCACACAGCTGTTGGACAAGGCCAATGACCCCCACCTGGGAACCCCCTCCCCAGAAGACTGTGACCTGGAG ACTTACGACATGTTTCCCGACACCATTCACTCCCGGGGGCAGCATGGCCCAGCCGAGAGGACCCCCTCGGAGATCCAGT TTCACCAGGTGAAGTTTGGTGCCCCACgaaggaaggaaacagacccACTGAATGAGCCG TGGGAAGAGGAGTGGACGCTGCTGGGAAAGGAGGAGCTGAGCTC GAGCCTGCTGCAGTCAGTCCAGGAGGCCCTGGAGGAAAG GAGCCTGACCATCCGGCCAGCCTTGGAACTCAAG GAGCTGGACTCCCCAGATGATACCATAGGAACCATCAAGAGGGCCCCGTTCTTGGAGCCATCCCCCACTGAGCCTCCGGCTGAGGACCTTCAATCCAGCCTCCCAG GAACCGCACCTGCACCTCTCCCATGCCCTGACAGCCCCCCGCTGCTCTCCACTGCCTGGGCCACCGTGAAGCACCGGGAAGATCATGAG aGGTCATCCTGCCGTGGGCTCCCCCCGACCCCCAAGGTGCAC ATGGGTGCCTGCTTCTCCAAGGTCTTCAATGGCTGCCCCCTGCGGATCCACACTGCTGTCACCTGGATTCACCCTGTCACCCGGG ACCAGTTCCTGGTGGTGGGGGCCGAGGAAGGCATCTACACCCTCAACCTGCATGAACTGCATGAGGATACACTGGAGAAG CTGATTTCACACCGCTGTGCCTGGCTTTACTGCGTGAACAACGTGCTGCTGTCACTCTCAG GGAAATCCACGCACATCTGGGCCCACGACCTCCCAGGCTTGTTTGAGCAGCGGCGGCTACAGCAACAGGTccccctctccatccccaccaaTCGCCTCACTCAGCGCATCATCCCCAG GCGCTTTGCCCTGTCCACCAAGATTCCTGACACCAAAGGCTGCCTGCAGTGTCGCGTGG TGCGGAATCCGCACACAGGCAGCACCTTCCTGCTGGCCGCGCTGCCCACCAGTCTGCTTCTGCTGCAGTGGTATGAGCCGCTGCAGAAATTCCTGCTGCTAAAG AACTTCTCCAGCCCCTTGCCCAGCCCAGCAAGGATGCTGGAGCCGCTGGTGCTGGATGGGAAGGAGCTACCGCAGGTGTGCGTGGGGGCTGAGGGCCCCGAGGGGCCTGGCTGCCGCGTCCTGTTCCATGTCCTGCCGCTGGAGGCTGGCCTGACGCCGGACATCCTCCTCCCACCCG AGGGGCTTCCGGGCTCAGCCCAGCAGGTGATCCAGGTGGACAGGGACACAGTCCTAGTCTGCTTTGACC GCTGCGTGAGGATCGTCAACCTGCTGGGCGAGCCCACGGTGACACTGGCGCCTGTGCTGACCTTTGACTTCCCCATTGAGACTGTGG TGTGTCTGCAGGACAGTGTGCTGGCCTTCTGGAGCCATGGGATGCAAGGCCGCAGCCTGGACACTAATGAG GTGACCCAGGAGATCACAGACGAGACAAGGATCTTCCGAGTGCTTGGGGCCCACAG AGACATCATCCTTGAGAGCATTCCTACCGACAAGCCGGGGGCTCACAGCAACCTCTACATTCTCACAGGCCATCAGAGCAGTTACTGA
- the MAP4K2 gene encoding mitogen-activated protein kinase kinase kinase kinase 2 isoform X4, protein MALLQDVSLQDPRDRFELLQRVGAGTYGDVYKARDTVTSELAAVKIVKLDPGDDISSLQQEITILRECRHPNVVAYIGSYLRNDRLWICMEFCGGGSLQEIYHGAAPLAFSGEDPQRHQADFGVSGELTASVAKRRSFIGTPYWMAPEVAAVERKGGYNELCDIWALGITAIELGELQPPLFHLHPMRALMLMSKSSFQPPKLRDKTRWTQYFHHFLKLALTKNPKKRPTAEKLLQHPFTTQQLPRALLTQLLDKANDPHLGTPSPEDCDLETYDMFPDTIHSRGQHGPAERTPSEIQFHQVKFGAPRRKETDPLNEPWEEEWTLLGKEELSSSLLQSVQEALEERSLTIRPALELKELDSPDDTIGTIKRAPFLEPSPTEPPAEDLQSSLPGTAPAPLPCPDSPPLLSTAWATVKHREDHERSSCRGLPPTPKVHMGACFSKVFNGCPLRIHTAVTWIHPVTRDQFLVVGAEEGIYTLNLHELHEDTLEKLISHRCAWLYCVNNVLLSLSGKSTHIWAHDLPGLFEQRRLQQQVPLSIPTNRLTQRIIPRRFALSTKIPDTKGCLQCRVVRNPHTGSTFLLAALPTSLLLLQWYEPLQKFLLLKNFSSPLPSPARMLEPLVLDGKELPQVCVGAEGPEGPGCRVLFHVLPLEAGLTPDILLPPEGLPGSAQQVIQVDRDTVLVCFDRCVRIVNLLGEPTVTLAPVLTFDFPIETVVCLQDSVLAFWSHGMQGRSLDTNEVTQEITDETRIFRVLGAHRDIILESIPTDKPGAHSNLYILTGHQSSY, encoded by the exons ATGGCGCTGCTGCAGGATGTGTCGCTGCAGGATCCGCGGGACCGCTTCGAGCTGCTGCAGCGCGTGGGGGCCGGGACCTATGGCGACGTCTACAAG GCCCGCGACACGGTCACGTCCGAACTGGCTGCGGTCAAGATAGTCAAGCTAGACCCAG GAGACGACATCAGCTCCCTTCAGCAGGAAATCACCATCCTGCGTGAGTGCCGCCACCCCAATGTGGTGGCCTATATTGGCAGCTACCTCAG GAATGACCGCTTGTGGATCTGCATGGAGTTCTGCGGAGGGGGGTCCCTGCAGGAGATTTACCACG GGGCTGCACCACTTGCATTCTCAGGGGAAGATCCACAGAGACATCAAG CTGACTTTGGGGTGTCAGGCGAGCTGACGGCGTCTGTGGCGAAGAGGAGGTCTTTCATTGGGACTCCATACTG GATGGCCCCGGAGGTGGCCGCCGTGGAGCGCAAAGGTGGCTACAATGAGCTGTGTGACATCTGGGCCCTGGGCATCACCGCCATTGAGCTGGGCGAGCTGCAGCCCCCTCTCTTCCACCTGCACCCCATGAG GGCCTTGATGCTGATGTCAAAGAGCAGCTTCCAGCCGCCAAAGCTGAGAGACAAGACTCGCTG GACCCAGTATTTCCATCACTTCCTCAAGCTTGCCTTGACCAAGAACCCCAAGAAGAGGCCAACAGCAGAGAAGCTCCTGCAG CACCCCTTCACGACCCAGCAGTTGCCTCGGGCTCTCCTCACACAGCTGTTGGACAAGGCCAATGACCCCCACCTGGGAACCCCCTCCCCAGAAGACTGTGACCTGGAG ACTTACGACATGTTTCCCGACACCATTCACTCCCGGGGGCAGCATGGCCCAGCCGAGAGGACCCCCTCGGAGATCCAGT TTCACCAGGTGAAGTTTGGTGCCCCACgaaggaaggaaacagacccACTGAATGAGCCG TGGGAAGAGGAGTGGACGCTGCTGGGAAAGGAGGAGCTGAGCTC GAGCCTGCTGCAGTCAGTCCAGGAGGCCCTGGAGGAAAG GAGCCTGACCATCCGGCCAGCCTTGGAACTCAAG GAGCTGGACTCCCCAGATGATACCATAGGAACCATCAAGAGGGCCCCGTTCTTGGAGCCATCCCCCACTGAGCCTCCGGCTGAGGACCTTCAATCCAGCCTCCCAG GAACCGCACCTGCACCTCTCCCATGCCCTGACAGCCCCCCGCTGCTCTCCACTGCCTGGGCCACCGTGAAGCACCGGGAAGATCATGAG aGGTCATCCTGCCGTGGGCTCCCCCCGACCCCCAAGGTGCAC ATGGGTGCCTGCTTCTCCAAGGTCTTCAATGGCTGCCCCCTGCGGATCCACACTGCTGTCACCTGGATTCACCCTGTCACCCGGG ACCAGTTCCTGGTGGTGGGGGCCGAGGAAGGCATCTACACCCTCAACCTGCATGAACTGCATGAGGATACACTGGAGAAG CTGATTTCACACCGCTGTGCCTGGCTTTACTGCGTGAACAACGTGCTGCTGTCACTCTCAG GGAAATCCACGCACATCTGGGCCCACGACCTCCCAGGCTTGTTTGAGCAGCGGCGGCTACAGCAACAGGTccccctctccatccccaccaaTCGCCTCACTCAGCGCATCATCCCCAG GCGCTTTGCCCTGTCCACCAAGATTCCTGACACCAAAGGCTGCCTGCAGTGTCGCGTGG TGCGGAATCCGCACACAGGCAGCACCTTCCTGCTGGCCGCGCTGCCCACCAGTCTGCTTCTGCTGCAGTGGTATGAGCCGCTGCAGAAATTCCTGCTGCTAAAG AACTTCTCCAGCCCCTTGCCCAGCCCAGCAAGGATGCTGGAGCCGCTGGTGCTGGATGGGAAGGAGCTACCGCAGGTGTGCGTGGGGGCTGAGGGCCCCGAGGGGCCTGGCTGCCGCGTCCTGTTCCATGTCCTGCCGCTGGAGGCTGGCCTGACGCCGGACATCCTCCTCCCACCCG AGGGGCTTCCGGGCTCAGCCCAGCAGGTGATCCAGGTGGACAGGGACACAGTCCTAGTCTGCTTTGACC GCTGCGTGAGGATCGTCAACCTGCTGGGCGAGCCCACGGTGACACTGGCGCCTGTGCTGACCTTTGACTTCCCCATTGAGACTGTGG TGTGTCTGCAGGACAGTGTGCTGGCCTTCTGGAGCCATGGGATGCAAGGCCGCAGCCTGGACACTAATGAG GTGACCCAGGAGATCACAGACGAGACAAGGATCTTCCGAGTGCTTGGGGCCCACAG AGACATCATCCTTGAGAGCATTCCTACCGACAAGCCGGGGGCTCACAGCAACCTCTACATTCTCACAGGCCATCAGAGCAGTTACTGA
- the MAP4K2 gene encoding mitogen-activated protein kinase kinase kinase kinase 2 isoform X3 yields MALLQDVSLQDPRDRFELLQRVGAGTYGDVYKARDTVTSELAAVKIVKLDPGDDISSLQQEITILRECRHPNVVAYIGSYLRNDRLWICMEFCGGGSLQEIYHGAAPLAFSGEDPQRHQGSQPSPHPPGRCQAGSVPWGHNQADFGVSGELTASVAKRRSFIGTPYWMAPEVAAVERKGGYNELCDIWALGITAIELGELQPPLFHLHPMRALMLMSKSSFQPPKLRDKTRWTQYFHHFLKLALTKNPKKRPTAEKLLQHPFTTQQLPRALLTQLLDKANDPHLGTPSPEDCDLETYDMFPDTIHSRGQHGPAERTPSEIQFHQVKFGAPRRKETDPLNEPWEEEWTLLGKEELSSSLLQSVQEALEERSLTIRPALELKELDSPDDTIGTIKRAPFLEPSPTEPPAEDLQSSLPGTAPAPLPCPDSPPLLSTAWATVKHREDHERSSCRGLPPTPKVHMGACFSKVFNGCPLRIHTAVTWIHPVTRDQFLVVGAEEGIYTLNLHELHEDTLEKLISHRCAWLYCVNNVLLSLSGKSTHIWAHDLPGLFEQRRLQQQVPLSIPTNRLTQRIIPRRFALSTKIPDTKGCLQCRVVRNPHTGSTFLLAALPTSLLLLQWYEPLQKFLLLKNFSSPLPSPARMLEPLVLDGKELPQVCVGAEGPEGPGCRVLFHVLPLEAGLTPDILLPPEGLPGSAQQVIQVDRDTVLVCFDRCVRIVNLLGEPTVTLAPVLTFDFPIETVVCLQDSVLAFWSHGMQGRSLDTNEVTQEITDETRIFRVLGAHRDIILESIPTDKPGAHSNLYILTGHQSSY; encoded by the exons ATGGCGCTGCTGCAGGATGTGTCGCTGCAGGATCCGCGGGACCGCTTCGAGCTGCTGCAGCGCGTGGGGGCCGGGACCTATGGCGACGTCTACAAG GCCCGCGACACGGTCACGTCCGAACTGGCTGCGGTCAAGATAGTCAAGCTAGACCCAG GAGACGACATCAGCTCCCTTCAGCAGGAAATCACCATCCTGCGTGAGTGCCGCCACCCCAATGTGGTGGCCTATATTGGCAGCTACCTCAG GAATGACCGCTTGTGGATCTGCATGGAGTTCTGCGGAGGGGGGTCCCTGCAGGAGATTTACCACG GGGCTGCACCACTTGCATTCTCAGGGGAAGATCCACAGAGACATCAAG GGAGCCAACCTTCTCCTCACCCTCCAGGGAGATGTCAAGCTGGGTCAGTACCCTGGGGACACAATCAGG CTGACTTTGGGGTGTCAGGCGAGCTGACGGCGTCTGTGGCGAAGAGGAGGTCTTTCATTGGGACTCCATACTG GATGGCCCCGGAGGTGGCCGCCGTGGAGCGCAAAGGTGGCTACAATGAGCTGTGTGACATCTGGGCCCTGGGCATCACCGCCATTGAGCTGGGCGAGCTGCAGCCCCCTCTCTTCCACCTGCACCCCATGAG GGCCTTGATGCTGATGTCAAAGAGCAGCTTCCAGCCGCCAAAGCTGAGAGACAAGACTCGCTG GACCCAGTATTTCCATCACTTCCTCAAGCTTGCCTTGACCAAGAACCCCAAGAAGAGGCCAACAGCAGAGAAGCTCCTGCAG CACCCCTTCACGACCCAGCAGTTGCCTCGGGCTCTCCTCACACAGCTGTTGGACAAGGCCAATGACCCCCACCTGGGAACCCCCTCCCCAGAAGACTGTGACCTGGAG ACTTACGACATGTTTCCCGACACCATTCACTCCCGGGGGCAGCATGGCCCAGCCGAGAGGACCCCCTCGGAGATCCAGT TTCACCAGGTGAAGTTTGGTGCCCCACgaaggaaggaaacagacccACTGAATGAGCCG TGGGAAGAGGAGTGGACGCTGCTGGGAAAGGAGGAGCTGAGCTC GAGCCTGCTGCAGTCAGTCCAGGAGGCCCTGGAGGAAAG GAGCCTGACCATCCGGCCAGCCTTGGAACTCAAG GAGCTGGACTCCCCAGATGATACCATAGGAACCATCAAGAGGGCCCCGTTCTTGGAGCCATCCCCCACTGAGCCTCCGGCTGAGGACCTTCAATCCAGCCTCCCAG GAACCGCACCTGCACCTCTCCCATGCCCTGACAGCCCCCCGCTGCTCTCCACTGCCTGGGCCACCGTGAAGCACCGGGAAGATCATGAG aGGTCATCCTGCCGTGGGCTCCCCCCGACCCCCAAGGTGCAC ATGGGTGCCTGCTTCTCCAAGGTCTTCAATGGCTGCCCCCTGCGGATCCACACTGCTGTCACCTGGATTCACCCTGTCACCCGGG ACCAGTTCCTGGTGGTGGGGGCCGAGGAAGGCATCTACACCCTCAACCTGCATGAACTGCATGAGGATACACTGGAGAAG CTGATTTCACACCGCTGTGCCTGGCTTTACTGCGTGAACAACGTGCTGCTGTCACTCTCAG GGAAATCCACGCACATCTGGGCCCACGACCTCCCAGGCTTGTTTGAGCAGCGGCGGCTACAGCAACAGGTccccctctccatccccaccaaTCGCCTCACTCAGCGCATCATCCCCAG GCGCTTTGCCCTGTCCACCAAGATTCCTGACACCAAAGGCTGCCTGCAGTGTCGCGTGG TGCGGAATCCGCACACAGGCAGCACCTTCCTGCTGGCCGCGCTGCCCACCAGTCTGCTTCTGCTGCAGTGGTATGAGCCGCTGCAGAAATTCCTGCTGCTAAAG AACTTCTCCAGCCCCTTGCCCAGCCCAGCAAGGATGCTGGAGCCGCTGGTGCTGGATGGGAAGGAGCTACCGCAGGTGTGCGTGGGGGCTGAGGGCCCCGAGGGGCCTGGCTGCCGCGTCCTGTTCCATGTCCTGCCGCTGGAGGCTGGCCTGACGCCGGACATCCTCCTCCCACCCG AGGGGCTTCCGGGCTCAGCCCAGCAGGTGATCCAGGTGGACAGGGACACAGTCCTAGTCTGCTTTGACC GCTGCGTGAGGATCGTCAACCTGCTGGGCGAGCCCACGGTGACACTGGCGCCTGTGCTGACCTTTGACTTCCCCATTGAGACTGTGG TGTGTCTGCAGGACAGTGTGCTGGCCTTCTGGAGCCATGGGATGCAAGGCCGCAGCCTGGACACTAATGAG GTGACCCAGGAGATCACAGACGAGACAAGGATCTTCCGAGTGCTTGGGGCCCACAG AGACATCATCCTTGAGAGCATTCCTACCGACAAGCCGGGGGCTCACAGCAACCTCTACATTCTCACAGGCCATCAGAGCAGTTACTGA